A genomic region of Planococcus kocurii contains the following coding sequences:
- a CDS encoding ABC transporter permease gives MKQFLILTQKECLENIRNYKIFWIPAVFILLGITEPVVNYFLPQILESSGGLPDGAVLELPTLMPEQLLIAVMEQFQTIGIAVLILAYMGSIAGERKSGTATLLYVRPLSFSAYFLSKWSVASVVSLVSVWLGFLAGYYYTFLFFGEVGFGKLVQLMGTYSIWVVLILTIVLAASAVSPNGGIAAAVAFAIYLILQLTDSLFGTTWSISPVKIPQYGAAWLTGSSDGGSLVGAIGIAILCIFLLSVLGSVAARKNKAKTKV, from the coding sequence ATGAAGCAATTTCTTATTTTAACGCAAAAAGAGTGTTTGGAAAATATACGGAATTATAAAATTTTCTGGATACCCGCAGTTTTCATTCTTTTAGGGATTACCGAGCCTGTAGTCAATTATTTCCTTCCTCAAATCTTGGAGTCCTCCGGCGGTTTACCAGATGGCGCAGTGTTAGAATTACCAACACTTATGCCAGAACAACTATTGATAGCAGTCATGGAACAATTTCAAACGATTGGTATAGCTGTACTGATTTTAGCTTATATGGGAAGCATAGCTGGAGAACGAAAAAGCGGGACAGCCACTTTGCTGTATGTTCGACCACTTTCTTTTTCAGCTTATTTTCTAAGCAAATGGTCAGTCGCATCTGTTGTTTCCTTGGTTAGTGTCTGGCTTGGCTTTCTGGCGGGCTATTACTACACATTCCTTTTTTTTGGAGAAGTTGGATTTGGCAAGCTTGTTCAACTAATGGGAACTTATAGCATTTGGGTAGTGCTCATTCTAACGATTGTTTTAGCAGCAAGCGCCGTTTCACCAAATGGTGGAATTGCAGCGGCGGTTGCATTTGCAATATACCTGATCTTGCAATTAACGGATAGCTTATTCGGTACGACTTGGTCGATTTCACCGGTGAAAATCCCACAGTACGGAGCGGCTTGGTTAACGGGATCTTCCGATGGAGGTAGTCTCGTAGGAGCTATAGGGATAGCTATTTTATGTATTTTTCTTTTAAGCGTTTTAGGTAGTGTGGCAGCACGAAAAAATAAAGCCAAGACCAAAGTTTGA
- the ribE gene encoding 6,7-dimethyl-8-ribityllumazine synthase encodes MTIHFEGYLNGEGLRIGIVVGRFNEFITSKLLSGAEDALKRHGVGEEDVSIAWVPGAFEIPLVAKKMAMSGNFDAIVTLGTVIRGATPHFDYVCSEVAKGVSRASDHADIPVIFGVLTTDSIEQAIERAGTKAGNKGWESAAGAIEMANLMKKL; translated from the coding sequence ATGACGATACATTTTGAAGGATATTTAAATGGTGAAGGTTTACGAATTGGAATTGTAGTTGGTCGTTTTAATGAATTTATTACAAGTAAATTATTAAGTGGGGCAGAAGATGCTTTAAAACGTCATGGCGTTGGAGAAGAGGATGTATCGATTGCTTGGGTACCTGGAGCTTTCGAAATTCCGCTTGTAGCGAAAAAAATGGCGATGAGTGGAAATTTTGATGCCATTGTTACGTTAGGAACAGTCATCAGAGGCGCAACTCCTCATTTTGACTATGTTTGCAGCGAAGTCGCTAAAGGTGTTTCAAGAGCGAGTGACCATGCAGATATTCCAGTCATTTTTGGTGTTTTAACAACAGATTCTATTGAACAGGCGATTGAACGCGCTGGAACAAAAGCTGGAAACAAAGGTTGGGAATCAGCAGCAGGTGCTATTGAAATGGCAAACTTGATGAAAAAATTATAA
- the ribE gene encoding riboflavin synthase encodes MFTGIVEELGHVASVRSKPQAMELTISCALILEDVKRGDSISINGVCLTVSTFTSNTFTVDVIPETVKSSTMKELKAGSRVNLERAMPANGRFGGHFVSGHIDGVGVIRSVKKEANAITKTIELEPQLLKYMMLKGSIAVDGTSLTIFAVSHNTVTISLIPTTQEDSLLGEKGIGEKVNIECDLLAKYTERIQTAEPKISRSWLAENGF; translated from the coding sequence ATGTTTACAGGTATTGTTGAAGAACTTGGACATGTTGCCTCAGTTCGCTCTAAGCCACAAGCAATGGAGTTAACCATTTCCTGTGCGCTAATTTTAGAAGACGTTAAGCGCGGAGACAGTATTTCCATTAACGGAGTTTGTTTAACTGTATCGACCTTTACTTCTAATACTTTCACAGTTGATGTGATTCCAGAAACGGTCAAATCTTCAACGATGAAGGAATTGAAAGCAGGTTCCCGGGTAAATCTTGAACGCGCTATGCCAGCTAATGGACGTTTTGGCGGTCATTTTGTTAGTGGACATATTGATGGCGTCGGCGTTATCCGATCTGTGAAAAAAGAAGCAAATGCGATCACTAAAACAATCGAGCTTGAACCTCAGTTGTTGAAGTATATGATGCTAAAAGGATCGATCGCAGTAGATGGTACTTCTTTGACTATTTTTGCTGTTAGCCATAATACTGTGACGATTTCTCTTATTCCGACGACGCAAGAAGATTCGCTATTAGGAGAAAAAGGCATTGGTGAAAAGGTCAATATCGAATGTGATTTATTGGCAAAGTATACCGAGCGAATTCAAACAGCAGAACCGAAAATCAGCAGAAGCTGGCTAGCAGAAAACGGATTTTAA
- the msrA gene encoding peptide-methionine (S)-S-oxide reductase MsrA: MGFQQMVMRSIEEGIHQNDQRLELATFGMGCFWGPEARFGSMPGVVRTCVGFTGGTTPTPTYRQMGDHTETVHISFDPRVISYEAILREFWQNHYPNRDNYKGRQYISLVHYHTEQQRKTIENIRKEMETQLREPIETEIAPFGEFTLAEERHQKYYLKRYPKALEQLAELFPEKELLTDSTFAARLNGFVKGYGTKDSVREDIAQWRIGTVEKKWLTDLFLKLKW; encoded by the coding sequence ATGGGTTTTCAACAAATGGTTATGAGGTCAATTGAAGAAGGTATTCATCAAAATGATCAGAGATTGGAACTTGCTACTTTTGGGATGGGCTGCTTTTGGGGACCGGAAGCACGCTTTGGTAGCATGCCAGGAGTGGTCCGAACCTGTGTGGGTTTTACTGGCGGAACAACACCAACGCCTACGTACCGGCAAATGGGCGATCACACGGAAACAGTTCATATCAGTTTTGATCCACGAGTCATCAGCTATGAAGCTATCCTTCGAGAATTCTGGCAAAATCATTACCCAAATCGCGATAATTATAAAGGGAGACAATATATTTCTTTAGTCCATTACCATACAGAGCAGCAGCGCAAAACGATTGAAAACATTCGAAAAGAAATGGAAACACAACTCCGTGAGCCAATTGAAACGGAAATTGCACCTTTTGGTGAATTTACGTTAGCTGAAGAACGCCACCAAAAATATTATTTGAAACGGTACCCAAAGGCTTTAGAGCAACTGGCAGAACTTTTTCCTGAAAAGGAATTATTAACAGACTCGACTTTTGCTGCTCGGCTAAACGGTTTTGTAAAAGGCTATGGAACAAAAGACAGTGTGCGAGAAGACATAGCGCAGTGGCGTATCGGAACCGTTGAAAAAAAATGGTTGACTGATCTTTTTTTGAAGTTGAAATGGTAG
- a CDS encoding ABC transporter ATP-binding protein, with the protein MNIVEVEKLTKRYGQQEVVKQLSFVLEKGTATALIGPNGAGKTTTLSMLASLLSPSNGTITLAENLTIGFLPQYPQFFPWLTALEFVEMAAKISGIEARKAKLQATRTLEFVGLETAMNKKTGAFSGGMKQRLGLAQAIVHQPQLLLLDEPISALDPTGRREIMDLLKSLQQDTTILYSTHILNDAEEMTDQLLFMKDGCLIEQGSLSEVKNRHAAPHIRIQFQNQTQALDFARRQSWESEVKESFVFLPVHENYPNMQQVLRILASEQQGIIGVESQAASLEEIFLKVVAAK; encoded by the coding sequence TTGAATATAGTGGAAGTGGAAAAACTAACAAAGCGTTACGGACAACAAGAGGTTGTGAAGCAACTTTCTTTTGTATTAGAAAAAGGCACTGCTACCGCTTTAATCGGTCCGAATGGAGCAGGGAAAACGACAACCTTGTCGATGTTAGCCAGTTTACTGTCTCCTTCAAATGGAACAATTACACTAGCTGAAAATTTGACCATCGGTTTCCTTCCTCAGTATCCTCAATTTTTTCCGTGGTTGACAGCGTTAGAATTTGTGGAAATGGCTGCGAAAATAAGTGGGATTGAAGCGAGAAAAGCGAAATTGCAAGCAACTCGCACCTTGGAATTTGTGGGACTTGAGACGGCAATGAATAAAAAGACAGGCGCTTTTTCAGGGGGAATGAAACAACGCCTTGGCCTTGCGCAGGCTATTGTCCATCAGCCGCAACTTCTTTTGTTGGATGAGCCGATTTCAGCTCTAGATCCGACGGGACGACGTGAAATCATGGATTTATTGAAATCACTACAGCAGGACACAACAATTCTGTACTCTACTCATATTTTAAATGATGCAGAAGAAATGACTGACCAGTTGTTGTTTATGAAAGATGGGTGTTTGATTGAGCAAGGATCTCTAAGCGAAGTCAAGAATCGGCATGCCGCCCCGCACATTCGCATACAGTTTCAAAATCAGACTCAAGCGTTAGACTTTGCTAGGAGACAGTCATGGGAATCTGAGGTGAAAGAGAGTTTTGTGTTTTTGCCTGTTCATGAAAACTATCCAAACATGCAGCAAGTTCTTCGTATTCTGGCTTCTGAACAACAGGGCATTATAGGGGTTGAATCACAAGCGGCTTCGCTAGAAGAAATCTTTTTAAAGGTGGTCGCTGCCAAATGA
- a CDS encoding protein-L-isoaspartate(D-aspartate) O-methyltransferase encodes MSERRKEIITYFRQMDRSFFMDTNKDLATFDYALPIGFEQTISQPSLVLEMTLALDLEPSQKVLELGTGSGFQTALLATFSKTVYTIERIEELHHRSKDRLAQLGLDNIHFNLGDGSAGWKEHAPFDRIMVTAAATEVPKELLEQLNHGGKMVIPVGSSASQELQLIEKDAEGKIHSTLLNHVLFVPLKGKYKM; translated from the coding sequence ATGAGCGAACGAAGAAAAGAAATCATCACCTATTTCAGACAAATGGATCGCAGCTTTTTCATGGATACCAACAAAGACCTTGCTACATTTGACTATGCCTTGCCTATTGGATTTGAACAAACAATCTCACAACCATCGCTCGTGCTCGAAATGACACTTGCACTTGACCTTGAACCCAGCCAAAAAGTATTGGAGCTTGGAACTGGATCGGGTTTTCAAACCGCGCTACTTGCTACTTTCTCCAAAACTGTATACACAATCGAAAGAATTGAGGAGTTGCATCATCGTTCAAAAGACCGGTTAGCCCAATTAGGTCTTGATAATATTCATTTTAACTTAGGGGATGGCAGCGCGGGCTGGAAAGAGCATGCTCCCTTTGATCGGATAATGGTTACCGCTGCAGCTACTGAAGTTCCGAAAGAACTACTTGAACAACTAAATCATGGAGGGAAAATGGTGATTCCAGTAGGAAGTTCTGCTAGCCAAGAACTTCAACTGATTGAAAAAGATGCTGAAGGCAAAATTCACAGCACGCTTT
- a CDS encoding GTPase, translating into MVKEFEKEVMHAMDKMFENEMKKVNDSLSQDLLISLIGEVNAGKSSTINKIIGAEVASTNPMPGETVSVDPYNIHGLENIKFMDTPGLNDPNDENPKKTLEFVQKSDIVLFFLNAAGTVFSESEKEKFNEIEKHNKDILIVLNKIDAAENIPSIVQFIQGHTGHKYKVIPISSKTEENLETLKKEILFLLEKKGKDLLFAKSLKEKSSAATRWIIGAGVSAGVIGASPIPGSDVVPLTSLQVGLIIKLSKLYDKPLTKKAAKDMIVITATQTIGHTIYRQALKFIPGAGSIIGGTVASSMTLALGYGVKYAYENNMAIDYDMIGDLFVKLKKREKKA; encoded by the coding sequence ATGGTGAAAGAATTCGAAAAAGAAGTGATGCACGCTATGGATAAGATGTTTGAAAATGAAATGAAGAAAGTCAATGACTCACTCAGTCAAGATCTGTTAATTTCCTTGATCGGTGAAGTGAATGCAGGGAAATCTTCTACCATCAATAAGATTATTGGAGCAGAAGTTGCGAGCACCAATCCGATGCCTGGAGAAACAGTTAGCGTGGATCCCTATAACATTCACGGGTTGGAAAACATTAAATTTATGGATACTCCCGGATTGAATGATCCTAATGACGAGAATCCTAAAAAAACCTTAGAGTTTGTACAGAAATCTGATATTGTGCTGTTTTTCTTAAACGCTGCCGGAACAGTATTTTCTGAAAGCGAAAAAGAGAAGTTTAATGAAATCGAAAAACACAATAAAGACATTTTGATTGTCTTAAATAAAATTGATGCGGCGGAAAACATACCATCCATCGTTCAATTCATCCAAGGACATACAGGTCATAAATACAAAGTCATTCCAATTTCCTCGAAAACAGAAGAGAATTTGGAGACTTTAAAAAAGGAAATTCTTTTTTTGCTCGAAAAGAAGGGGAAGGATTTGCTCTTCGCTAAAAGCTTGAAAGAAAAATCCTCTGCGGCTACGCGTTGGATTATCGGTGCTGGCGTTTCAGCAGGCGTCATCGGAGCATCACCTATCCCTGGATCAGATGTAGTACCGCTAACGTCTTTACAAGTCGGGCTGATTATCAAGTTATCGAAACTTTACGACAAACCGTTAACTAAAAAAGCAGCGAAAGACATGATTGTGATTACCGCGACACAAACAATCGGTCACACGATTTACCGGCAGGCATTAAAGTTCATTCCGGGAGCAGGATCTATTATTGGGGGCACAGTTGCTTCGTCCATGACGCTAGCACTTGGCTATGGTGTGAAGTATGCTTATGAAAATAACATGGCTATTGACTACGACATGATCGGAGACTTATTCGTAAAGCTGAAAAAACGTGAGAAAAAAGCCTGA
- a CDS encoding flavodoxin family protein yields the protein MQTLKALFINTSLKSSKDPSHTEGFINDVQVHYNQLGVESEIVRLADYDVAYGVQEDMGEGDEWPKVFEKVMAADIVIIGTPLWLGEKSSLATQTIERLYGSSSVTNDKGQSVFYNKVGGVAITGNEDGAKHAAASVLYALSHIGFVIPPNVDAYWVGEAGPGASYMDAGRENEFTKAAIQRLAYNTYHLAGMLKNNPIPNEGNTL from the coding sequence ATGCAAACATTAAAAGCACTTTTCATCAATACTTCACTAAAAAGTTCAAAGGACCCTTCTCACACAGAAGGTTTCATCAATGATGTTCAAGTTCATTACAATCAACTAGGAGTAGAATCAGAAATTGTCCGCTTGGCCGATTATGACGTTGCTTACGGTGTTCAAGAAGATATGGGTGAAGGCGATGAATGGCCTAAAGTATTTGAAAAAGTCATGGCAGCAGACATTGTCATTATCGGTACACCCTTATGGCTCGGAGAAAAAAGTTCATTGGCTACGCAAACCATTGAACGTCTTTATGGCAGTAGCAGCGTCACCAATGATAAAGGACAATCCGTTTTCTACAATAAAGTTGGCGGTGTTGCAATCACGGGTAACGAAGACGGCGCTAAGCATGCTGCTGCATCCGTTCTTTACGCCCTTTCTCATATCGGGTTTGTCATTCCACCGAACGTTGATGCTTATTGGGTTGGTGAAGCAGGTCCTGGAGCTTCTTATATGGATGCTGGCAGAGAAAATGAGTTTACTAAAGCAGCGATTCAACGACTTGCCTACAATACTTATCATTTGGCCGGTATGCTTAAGAACAATCCAATTCCGAATGAAGGCAATACACTTTAA
- a CDS encoding histidine phosphatase family protein produces MEKTIYLIRHCQATGQAPDADLTAMGQKQAEELARFLQQRQIIHFVSSPFTRAIQSIEPAADQQDLPIRIDERLAERVLSSEDLPDWMKKLEESFNDDNVKFTGGESGKEAADRAMEALSEMDDMTAAVTHGNLLGLLLKRIDDDYGFLEWQKLTNPDIYKVIIKDGHLFAHRVWK; encoded by the coding sequence ATGGAAAAAACAATTTACTTAATTAGACATTGCCAAGCAACCGGACAGGCACCGGACGCGGACTTGACTGCAATGGGGCAAAAGCAAGCAGAAGAATTAGCAAGATTTCTTCAACAACGACAGATTATCCATTTTGTTTCGAGTCCGTTTACACGGGCTATCCAATCGATTGAACCGGCAGCAGACCAACAAGATTTACCGATTCGAATTGATGAGCGTTTGGCTGAACGAGTGTTGAGCTCTGAAGATTTGCCAGACTGGATGAAAAAATTAGAAGAGTCTTTTAATGATGACAACGTAAAATTCACTGGAGGCGAATCAGGGAAAGAGGCAGCAGACCGTGCCATGGAAGCATTGAGTGAAATGGATGACATGACTGCAGCGGTAACTCATGGCAATTTGTTGGGCTTACTATTAAAACGAATTGACGACGATTATGGGTTTTTGGAGTGGCAAAAGCTGACTAATCCTGATATTTATAAAGTGATAATAAAAGATGGCCACCTTTTTGCACATCGCGTGTGGAAATAA
- a CDS encoding PLD nuclease N-terminal domain-containing protein, translating to MDQTTLLLALLPIVVIQFALMIFALIDLIKNPNPNGPKWMWGILIVIVNILGPILYFVIGRRNY from the coding sequence GTGGATCAAACAACATTGCTGTTAGCTTTACTGCCAATTGTCGTAATTCAATTTGCACTAATGATTTTTGCTTTAATCGATTTGATAAAAAACCCCAATCCGAATGGTCCGAAATGGATGTGGGGAATCCTGATTGTGATCGTCAATATTTTAGGACCGATTCTTTACTTTGTAATCGGGAGGAGAAACTATTGA
- a CDS encoding CHY zinc finger protein, whose amino-acid sequence MSHHHTVKGVSVDAETRCAHYHSAIDRIAIKFFCCQQYFPCFECHQAIGCGNHQVWPKDRFQEKAVLCGSCGHELTIDEYLACASICPSCTLPFNPGCNLHKYLYFG is encoded by the coding sequence ATGTCTCATCACCACACAGTGAAAGGCGTCAGCGTAGATGCGGAAACACGTTGTGCTCATTACCATTCAGCCATCGATCGAATTGCCATCAAGTTTTTTTGCTGTCAGCAATACTTCCCCTGCTTCGAATGCCACCAAGCTATAGGCTGTGGCAACCACCAAGTTTGGCCAAAAGACCGGTTCCAAGAAAAAGCAGTGCTGTGCGGGAGCTGTGGGCATGAACTTACTATCGATGAATATTTAGCCTGTGCATCTATTTGCCCTAGCTGTACTTTGCCTTTTAATCCAGGCTGCAACTTGCATAAGTATCTTTATTTCGGATAA
- a CDS encoding VOC family protein, with translation MLHHVELNVSNLTEARSFYSELLPLLGYVLFQEWEQGFSYKSGPTYLVFVQTQEEFLQTSFHRKKTGLNHLAFHAISCAQVDEMTEKMRQLGVRILYEDLHPYAGGPNCYAVFLEGPDRLKIEIVAPI, from the coding sequence ATGCTACATCATGTAGAACTCAATGTTTCAAATCTAACTGAAGCTAGGTCATTCTATAGCGAACTGCTACCACTACTGGGCTATGTATTATTTCAGGAGTGGGAACAAGGGTTCAGCTACAAATCAGGTCCTACCTATCTTGTTTTTGTTCAAACACAAGAGGAATTCTTACAAACGTCTTTTCATCGCAAAAAAACCGGATTGAATCATTTGGCGTTTCATGCAATTTCATGTGCGCAAGTAGACGAAATGACTGAAAAAATGAGACAATTGGGTGTGCGAATTTTATACGAAGACCTTCATCCCTATGCAGGTGGACCAAATTGTTATGCAGTTTTTCTAGAGGGACCTGATCGTTTGAAAATCGAAATTGTAGCACCGATTTAA
- a CDS encoding metallophosphoesterase: MKKMIGLMLLVLLVGSGIWVSNKWVQTTEYTVASKELPVAFDGATVVQVSDLHNATFGKDQSSLIEKVSAANPDVIFLTGDLIDSNRYDLEASLVLVDALVEMSKVYYVTGNHEVASNKIEEITAALRKRDVVVLEDEQVEWKKAQSSIQIAGINDPLTEPEIHEDEATQGSLEHAQLTDNFTLLLAHRPEYFPIYAEAGVDVVFSGHAHGGQIRIPGLGGLVAPGQGWFPKVTEGIFDKDQSKMVVSRGLGNSTFPVRIFNLPEIVVVTLKKE; encoded by the coding sequence ATGAAAAAAATGATCGGACTTATGTTGTTAGTGTTACTAGTGGGGAGTGGCATTTGGGTCAGTAACAAGTGGGTGCAAACTACGGAATACACGGTAGCTTCTAAAGAGTTGCCAGTTGCTTTTGATGGAGCAACTGTTGTTCAGGTATCGGACTTGCACAATGCCACCTTCGGAAAAGATCAATCTTCACTGATTGAAAAGGTATCGGCAGCCAATCCGGACGTCATTTTTTTGACGGGCGATCTTATCGATAGTAATCGTTATGATTTGGAGGCTAGCTTGGTGTTAGTTGATGCGCTTGTGGAGATGAGTAAAGTGTATTACGTGACGGGAAACCACGAAGTGGCTTCCAATAAGATTGAGGAAATAACAGCTGCGTTACGTAAACGGGACGTCGTGGTTTTGGAAGATGAGCAAGTTGAATGGAAAAAAGCACAATCGTCAATCCAGATTGCAGGAATTAACGATCCTTTGACAGAGCCTGAGATACACGAAGACGAAGCTACACAGGGGAGTCTTGAGCATGCGCAACTGACTGACAATTTTACCTTGTTGCTAGCACATCGTCCTGAATATTTTCCGATTTATGCAGAAGCTGGAGTAGATGTAGTGTTTTCAGGACATGCCCACGGCGGACAAATTCGAATTCCTGGCCTTGGCGGTTTAGTTGCTCCAGGACAAGGCTGGTTTCCGAAAGTAACGGAAGGGATCTTTGACAAAGATCAATCGAAAATGGTTGTTAGCCGTGGCCTTGGCAATAGTACTTTTCCCGTTCGTATTTTTAATCTGCCTGAAATTGTCGTAGTGACATTGAAGAAAGAGTAA
- a CDS encoding GNAT family N-acetyltransferase, whose amino-acid sequence MIKKREVTLHRYSSKRSIGYDLPTHQLEFTRLPIEIIEKDANDPLKHFIIIKARGEDAGFFELDESEDRKKYSNNPKALLLRGFSVNPKYQGRGIATGSIYALPEFMEMEFPDFDQVVLGVNARNIPAQRLYQKAGFEDTGRRIMRSKGEQLVMSLYTNKAK is encoded by the coding sequence GTGATTAAAAAAAGAGAAGTGACATTGCACCGCTACTCCTCCAAACGATCAATCGGTTACGATTTGCCAACACATCAGCTGGAATTTACACGATTGCCTATAGAAATTATTGAAAAAGATGCCAACGATCCGTTAAAGCATTTTATTATTATTAAAGCACGCGGAGAAGATGCCGGTTTTTTCGAATTGGATGAATCGGAAGACCGTAAAAAATATTCGAACAACCCAAAAGCCTTATTGTTGAGAGGGTTTTCTGTGAATCCAAAATATCAGGGGCGAGGAATTGCGACAGGGTCTATCTATGCACTGCCAGAGTTTATGGAAATGGAGTTTCCAGATTTTGATCAAGTGGTGCTAGGCGTCAATGCGCGTAACATCCCTGCACAACGCTTGTATCAAAAAGCGGGATTCGAAGATACAGGTAGACGAATTATGCGCTCTAAAGGAGAGCAACTTGTAATGTCTTTATACACCAATAAAGCCAAGTGA
- a CDS encoding LTA synthase family protein, with translation MKKTAVMPYILIFFLLFIKISAFRVLIFDAKSFWHIALVEFPLWAFLLSVVLLVAHKQLWQAVWIFNLLVSIIFFTVTLYLRYYSTIPSYYDLQQATQSSSVSNTIAMLSTPWDFLFFLDAVLLVFLARRWRKPVKLPAIKHIAISMAVISAISIGYAIEQPVIDVSYFAKENGFLQSQVVQLYNRSTDTAHASSTKLSEKKLEELKGNKYVKVSEQESFGRAEGRNLFVIQVESLQNFVIGKTLNGQEITPNLNNLLSESAYFSNVFQQIGAGTTSDAEWIVNTGLYPQGMIPTANSLSGKEAPSLARTLKKEGYGSATYHADDVTFWNRDVLYPVLGYEEVFSIDDIPNVKNVGFGPADEVLFRFAADELPRQLETYERIYANIVTVTSHTPFELPSSMQHLTLPIEYEGMYVGNYLQSIRYADEQIGFFIQELKDRGIYDESLIVILGDHSGMHGTLVTKEDQQLLSDFLGHDYSLKDQFTIPLIFTGGNLFEEKELTRLGGQTDIMPTVLALLGIEHNASVMGHNLFEYKKNLLGMRYYMPGGSYIQSEQLYKAPGAKLPGVLHDLKTMDERRKNSDAKKHRKDTETLMNYADTLLTDYMKD, from the coding sequence ATGAAGAAAACAGCTGTCATGCCATATATACTCATTTTTTTCTTATTGTTTATTAAAATAAGTGCTTTTCGCGTGCTCATTTTTGACGCGAAATCCTTTTGGCATATTGCTTTGGTTGAATTTCCACTATGGGCTTTCTTGCTGTCAGTGGTATTACTGGTAGCTCATAAACAACTGTGGCAAGCAGTATGGATTTTTAACTTATTGGTCTCCATCATCTTCTTCACTGTCACACTTTATCTGCGCTATTATTCTACGATTCCTTCTTACTATGATTTACAACAAGCGACTCAGTCTAGCTCTGTCAGCAATACCATTGCGATGCTATCAACTCCATGGGATTTCTTGTTTTTCCTAGATGCTGTTTTGCTCGTATTCCTTGCTCGTCGTTGGAGAAAACCGGTGAAATTGCCGGCGATAAAACATATAGCTATTAGCATGGCGGTCATATCAGCAATATCAATTGGTTACGCTATCGAGCAGCCAGTTATTGACGTTTCCTATTTCGCAAAAGAAAACGGCTTTCTCCAATCTCAAGTAGTTCAACTGTATAATCGCTCGACCGATACGGCTCATGCCTCTTCGACTAAGTTATCGGAAAAAAAACTGGAGGAACTTAAAGGCAATAAATATGTGAAAGTGAGTGAACAAGAAAGTTTTGGAAGGGCTGAAGGACGAAACTTATTCGTTATTCAAGTAGAGTCTTTACAGAATTTCGTCATTGGCAAGACGTTGAATGGCCAAGAAATTACACCAAATCTTAATAACCTGTTAAGTGAAAGTGCTTATTTTTCAAACGTTTTCCAACAAATAGGAGCTGGTACGACTTCTGACGCGGAATGGATTGTTAACACTGGTTTGTATCCGCAAGGAATGATTCCTACAGCCAATAGTCTTTCAGGAAAGGAAGCACCTTCACTTGCACGAACATTGAAAAAAGAGGGCTACGGTTCTGCTACCTATCACGCAGATGATGTGACTTTTTGGAATCGTGACGTTCTTTATCCGGTTCTTGGTTATGAAGAGGTGTTCTCGATTGATGACATCCCGAACGTTAAAAATGTCGGTTTTGGTCCTGCGGATGAAGTGCTGTTTCGTTTTGCTGCAGATGAACTTCCACGCCAGCTCGAAACCTATGAACGCATTTACGCGAATATTGTAACCGTTACGAGTCATACACCATTTGAATTGCCATCATCTATGCAGCATCTAACTTTGCCAATTGAATACGAAGGCATGTATGTTGGAAATTACCTGCAATCAATTCGTTACGCAGACGAACAGATTGGTTTTTTCATTCAGGAACTAAAAGATCGTGGAATTTATGACGAATCCCTAATTGTTATTCTAGGTGATCATTCAGGTATGCATGGTACATTAGTGACTAAAGAAGACCAGCAGTTATTGAGTGACTTTCTCGGACATGACTACTCATTAAAAGATCAATTTACTATTCCGCTTATTTTTACTGGGGGAAACTTGTTTGAAGAAAAAGAACTGACGCGTTTGGGCGGTCAGACAGACATTATGCCAACTGTGTTAGCATTACTCGGAATTGAACACAATGCCTCGGTGATGGGACACAATCTGTTTGAGTACAAAAAGAATTTACTGGGTATGCGTTATTACATGCCAGGAGGTTCTTATATTCAGTCTGAACAATTGTACAAAGCGCCTGGCGCGAAACTGCCAGGTGTACTACACGATTTGAAAACGATGGATGAACGTAGAAAAAATAGTGATGCGAAAAAACATCGTAAAGATACAGAAACTTTGATGAACTATGCAGATACTTTGCTGACAGACTATATGAAGGACTAA